Proteins encoded by one window of Paenibacillus sp. DCT19:
- a CDS encoding response regulator transcription factor, whose translation MSSHRLLLVEDDRSISEMVGPYLEKEGYDVSYAYDGYEAEEQFKQATQAYDLVILDLMLPRKNGMEVLQTIRSVSLVPVLILSAKDGEVDKALGLGFGADDYLSKPFSLIELTARIKAAIRRANYTVQPAETTNAPVQHERLEFGGLVMNMDTYEVEREGAAIRLTSKEFGILKLLVTHPGKVFTKAQIYAAVWNDQYYGDENIINVHMRRLREKIELDPSAPQYIKTLWGIGYKLEVDQT comes from the coding sequence GTGTCAAGTCACCGATTGTTGCTTGTTGAAGATGATCGCTCAATTAGTGAGATGGTAGGGCCATATTTGGAAAAGGAGGGCTATGACGTTTCATATGCCTATGATGGTTATGAAGCTGAAGAGCAGTTCAAACAGGCTACGCAAGCATACGATCTCGTTATTCTAGACCTGATGTTGCCTCGCAAAAATGGCATGGAAGTGTTACAGACGATCCGCTCGGTCAGCTTGGTGCCCGTACTCATTTTATCGGCCAAGGATGGAGAGGTAGACAAGGCGCTAGGGCTAGGATTTGGCGCAGATGATTATTTAAGTAAACCCTTCTCACTAATTGAACTGACTGCTCGCATCAAAGCAGCAATCAGGCGTGCCAACTATACAGTACAACCTGCAGAAACCACCAACGCACCCGTGCAGCATGAACGTCTGGAGTTCGGAGGGTTGGTAATGAACATGGACACCTATGAGGTGGAACGAGAGGGCGCTGCAATTCGATTGACCTCTAAAGAATTTGGTATTTTGAAATTGTTAGTGACCCATCCTGGCAAAGTGTTCACGAAGGCTCAGATCTATGCTGCGGTATGGAATGATCAGTACTATGGGGACGAGAACATTATTAACGTACATATGCGCCGTCTACGCGAGAAGATTGAACTGGATCCTTCAGCGCCTCAATACATTAAGACGTTGTGGGGAATTGGATATAAGCTGGAGGTGGATCAGACATGA
- a CDS encoding MerR family transcriptional regulator, with product MSMMTRGELAKRTGLSMATLRYYEDSGVLPAPIRASNGYRKYSEDYVVKIKFIKDAQALGYSLKDIKETLHLLSQEDMDSETLRVLVRDQIADIQKHINNLKDMQTLLASLLLTPESEIHTYIESFRNNSEEENDSPKPEE from the coding sequence ATGAGCATGATGACGAGAGGAGAGCTAGCCAAGCGTACTGGACTCAGTATGGCGACTCTCCGGTATTATGAAGATAGCGGGGTGCTACCTGCACCGATCCGTGCATCGAATGGATACCGTAAATATTCAGAGGATTACGTGGTCAAAATTAAATTTATTAAGGATGCTCAAGCGTTGGGTTACTCCTTGAAAGATATAAAAGAAACGTTACACTTACTCAGCCAAGAGGATATGGACAGTGAGACACTGAGAGTGCTGGTTCGCGATCAAATTGCAGATATTCAAAAGCATATCAATAACTTAAAGGACATGCAGACGCTTCTAGCTTCATTGCTTTTAACGCCAGAATCCGAAATCCATACTTATATAGAATCTTTCCGCAATAACTCGGAGGAAGAGAACGATTCTCCCAAGCCGGAAGAATGA
- a CDS encoding glycoside hydrolase family 32 protein: MDKEQGRETIQELNHSTTEVKYTRERANTYIKQHQHEVDPTYRLAYHLMPQVGWMNDPNGFIYFNGAYHLFYQFYPYAPVWGPMHWGHAVSSDLVTWEHQPVALAPDQTYDIDGCFSGSAVIKDGKLALMYTGHVVTGPNKDHDYYQTQNIAESDNGIDFVKSTHNPVIPLDLIPAHTSKKDFRDPKVFERNGTYYCVLGSNDAAGNGLILLYRSTDLQQWSFVNVMAQSDGTLGDNWECPDLFAMGDKDVLIMSPQRMPAQGDNYRNLHSTVYMMGTLNEEQGVLDYEHYYPLDCGFDFYAPQTTVDAQGRRILIAWMETWETDIPTQNAHQWAGAMTLPRELIRKGDRLTFQPLPELKQYRLDGMEYKDIRLFDGEHDLAISGDRYELHAVFEAEQAQQFGLKLRAGENEETIISYDVAQSRLCFDRERAGKGPGGERAVEVELRDGKLELQIFVDASSVEVFIQQGEQVMTGRIYPDPNSTGIKAFSSGICTLTELRKWDLRV; encoded by the coding sequence ATGGATAAAGAGCAGGGACGAGAAACGATACAGGAGCTTAACCATTCAACAACAGAAGTGAAATATACACGGGAACGGGCGAATACCTACATCAAGCAGCATCAACATGAGGTTGACCCAACCTACAGACTGGCATATCATCTCATGCCTCAGGTGGGTTGGATGAATGATCCCAACGGATTCATTTATTTCAATGGAGCGTATCATTTGTTCTATCAATTCTATCCTTACGCGCCGGTGTGGGGACCGATGCACTGGGGACATGCCGTGAGCTCCGACTTGGTCACATGGGAACATCAACCTGTAGCACTTGCACCTGATCAGACGTATGACATTGATGGCTGTTTCTCGGGGAGTGCGGTCATTAAGGACGGCAAGCTTGCGCTGATGTACACCGGTCATGTAGTTACCGGACCTAACAAGGATCATGATTATTATCAAACGCAAAATATCGCGGAATCTGACAATGGCATTGATTTTGTGAAAAGCACACATAACCCCGTCATTCCACTGGATCTGATTCCGGCACATACGAGTAAGAAGGATTTCCGTGATCCCAAAGTATTCGAACGAAACGGGACGTATTACTGTGTACTCGGATCAAATGATGCAGCAGGAAATGGACTTATACTACTGTACCGTTCAACAGACTTACAGCAATGGAGCTTCGTCAACGTGATGGCGCAAAGTGACGGAACCCTTGGCGATAATTGGGAATGTCCTGATCTGTTTGCCATGGGAGACAAAGATGTATTAATCATGTCCCCGCAACGGATGCCGGCTCAAGGAGACAATTATCGTAATTTGCACTCTACAGTTTACATGATGGGAACGTTGAATGAGGAGCAGGGTGTACTGGACTACGAACATTATTATCCGCTTGATTGCGGATTTGATTTTTATGCTCCGCAGACTACGGTTGACGCGCAGGGACGGCGAATATTGATCGCTTGGATGGAGACATGGGAGACGGACATTCCAACACAGAACGCACATCAGTGGGCTGGGGCGATGACGTTACCACGTGAGCTCATCCGCAAGGGAGACCGATTGACCTTCCAACCGCTGCCTGAGCTTAAACAATATCGTTTAGATGGTATGGAGTACAAAGATATTCGTTTGTTTGATGGAGAGCATGATCTAGCAATTAGCGGGGATCGTTATGAATTACATGCTGTATTTGAAGCAGAGCAGGCACAGCAATTCGGGTTGAAATTGCGTGCTGGCGAGAATGAGGAAACCATCATCTCTTATGATGTGGCTCAGAGCCGACTTTGTTTTGACCGAGAACGTGCGGGGAAAGGTCCTGGAGGTGAACGGGCTGTTGAGGTTGAACTGCGTGACGGGAAACTGGAACTTCAGATTTTTGTAGATGCCAGCTCGGTCGAAGTATTCATTCAGCAGGGGGAGCAGGTGATGACGGGGCGTATTTATCCTGATCCGAATTCAACCGGCATTAAGGCATTCTCTTCTGGAATCTGCACACTGACAGAGCTTCGTAAGTGGGATTTGCGTGTTTAA
- a CDS encoding response regulator transcription factor → MVRTVLLVEDESRIREIVADYFIKEQWNVLEAEHGFEALEQLEQHEVDLVILDVLMPEMDGWTLCGHIRSQSTVPIIMLTARSEDDDKIHGFQLGVDDYVTKPFSPRVLVARAETLMKRVEGAVSKDQSVIRFGHVTLDPWGRRLERNGVEIELAPKEYELLLYLTRNQGLVLSRDAILNRVWGYDFDGDSRVVDTHIKKLRSKLGEEAKCIRTVIGTGYRFEAEA, encoded by the coding sequence ATGGTCAGAACAGTGCTTCTGGTGGAAGACGAAAGCCGCATTCGTGAGATTGTGGCCGATTATTTTATAAAAGAACAATGGAATGTCCTAGAAGCCGAGCACGGATTCGAGGCACTTGAACAGTTAGAACAGCATGAAGTGGATTTGGTTATTCTAGATGTGCTGATGCCGGAGATGGATGGATGGACACTTTGTGGTCATATTCGATCTCAATCGACCGTACCTATTATCATGCTGACTGCGCGATCGGAGGATGATGACAAGATTCACGGTTTCCAGCTGGGCGTGGATGATTATGTAACCAAACCGTTCAGTCCTCGTGTACTTGTGGCTCGTGCAGAGACATTAATGAAAAGGGTCGAAGGTGCCGTTAGTAAAGATCAGAGCGTCATTCGCTTTGGACACGTAACATTGGATCCTTGGGGGAGAAGGCTTGAGCGAAACGGGGTAGAGATTGAATTGGCACCGAAAGAATATGAACTATTACTCTACCTAACTCGAAATCAGGGGCTTGTGTTATCCCGTGATGCAATACTAAACCGTGTATGGGGCTATGATTTTGATGGGGATTCACGGGTGGTTGATACACATATTAAGAAACTTCGTAGCAAGCTTGGTGAAGAAGCCAAATGTATCCGAACGGTAATTGGTACCGGCTATCGATTTGAGGCTGAGGCATGA
- a CDS encoding DegV family protein — MKKIAWVTDSTSTLDPVFAEQNHVYIVPLRVVFGEECYRESEDISPELFYEKLETASKASSSQPPIGEFIELYESLKDQYDEIITIHCSTALSGTLHTSMQAAEIAGVKVTAIDSMAGAYPHREMILQGLEWQKQGASAAEIKANIEQMIENMSFYLIPASLQNLHRSGRVSGTQLVLSQLLKIHLLLRFEEGKVVVNEKIRTFRRAKQRMLDVLKVDMEKVKHVCIMHANNPDEAVTIKQQISELLPRLKTEIMPFIPVVGIHAGAGTIGLCWFRNEHV; from the coding sequence ATGAAGAAAATTGCATGGGTCACCGATAGTACGAGTACACTGGATCCTGTTTTCGCTGAGCAAAATCATGTTTATATTGTACCGCTGCGTGTTGTATTTGGAGAGGAATGTTATCGGGAATCAGAAGATATATCACCGGAACTATTCTATGAAAAGCTGGAGACAGCATCCAAAGCGAGCAGCTCACAGCCGCCAATCGGCGAGTTCATTGAATTGTATGAGTCATTGAAGGATCAATACGATGAGATCATAACCATTCATTGTTCCACTGCGCTTAGTGGTACATTACACACATCGATGCAGGCCGCGGAAATAGCAGGTGTGAAGGTGACTGCAATTGATTCAATGGCAGGTGCATATCCTCATCGGGAGATGATCCTGCAAGGTCTGGAATGGCAGAAACAAGGCGCTAGTGCAGCTGAGATCAAAGCTAACATTGAACAAATGATTGAGAATATGTCCTTTTACCTCATTCCGGCCAGCCTTCAGAATCTTCATCGTAGTGGGCGAGTATCCGGAACGCAGCTTGTGTTGAGTCAACTGTTGAAGATTCATCTGCTGCTGCGATTTGAGGAAGGCAAAGTCGTGGTGAACGAGAAGATTCGTACATTCAGACGTGCGAAGCAGCGTATGCTGGATGTGCTGAAGGTGGATATGGAGAAAGTGAAGCATGTATGCATCATGCATGCCAACAATCCAGATGAAGCGGTGACGATCAAACAGCAGATTTCCGAATTGTTACCACGGCTTAAGACTGAGATTATGCCTTTTATCCCTGTAGTCGGTATTCATGCAGGCGCGGGCACGATTGGTCTATGCTGGTTCAGAAACGAGCACGTTTAG
- a CDS encoding succinylglutamate desuccinylase/aspartoacylase family protein → MNPGPVMLITSGVHGNETASMAAAQQFVDDCIAGRRIIQRGLLIIIPRVHQQAYRKKIRGKPDLNRTFPRRISGKARHPLASAVFHLARQYQPDWWLDLHEANGLSQLSSRVLGQTLITNPGSRAVPVCKRIIKQMNRSIAIQNRHFNLKQHELPGSARTAGARLLQARTVTVETCWSLKRSVRIKYQREIVHHFLREAGLM, encoded by the coding sequence GTGAACCCTGGCCCGGTAATGCTGATTACCTCAGGAGTTCACGGCAATGAAACAGCCAGTATGGCTGCTGCACAGCAGTTCGTGGATGATTGTATTGCAGGTCGCCGCATCATTCAGCGCGGGCTTCTCATCATCATTCCACGGGTGCACCAACAGGCATATCGGAAGAAGATCCGAGGCAAACCAGATCTGAATCGCACCTTTCCACGCCGAATTTCAGGTAAAGCCAGGCACCCTCTAGCTTCAGCAGTCTTTCATCTCGCCCGTCAATATCAACCCGATTGGTGGTTAGATCTGCACGAAGCCAATGGGTTATCCCAGCTCAGTTCCCGTGTTCTTGGACAAACGCTGATCACTAATCCAGGCAGTCGTGCCGTTCCGGTATGCAAACGCATTATTAAACAAATGAATCGCTCTATCGCGATCCAGAACAGACACTTTAATCTGAAGCAGCATGAATTGCCAGGATCGGCACGCACAGCTGGTGCAAGGCTTCTGCAGGCGCGCACCGTCACTGTGGAGACATGTTGGAGCTTGAAACGCTCCGTGCGGATCAAGTATCAGCGCGAGATTGTACATCATTTTCTGCGGGAAGCGGGTCTGATGTGA
- a CDS encoding ABC transporter permease gives MLKLIELEMRKHHFSRNLIAAGVANIVILGFLVMIGVLDRGAEDYAYSNYSVSFMLIDVCARATFIVFAGALLAKFIIQEYRNKTMNVMFTYPIKRHKIIAAKLIIIFGFTFCMIMFTNLLMGAILLTVNHYYPFIADVLTVNEAWRLLLKYSISSLSAAAMALIPLYFGMRKKSVTATLVASIILVFIVCSGGGGPSMTVNSIIIIPITLGQLVYGLHRCHCFV, from the coding sequence TTGCTTAAGCTCATAGAACTGGAGATGCGGAAACACCATTTTTCTAGAAATCTGATTGCAGCGGGCGTTGCCAACATTGTTATTCTGGGATTCCTAGTCATGATTGGTGTACTCGACCGGGGGGCGGAGGATTATGCTTACTCGAATTATTCCGTATCCTTTATGCTCATTGATGTATGCGCGCGAGCGACCTTTATCGTATTTGCCGGGGCGCTGTTAGCGAAGTTCATTATCCAAGAGTATCGAAATAAAACAATGAATGTGATGTTCACCTATCCGATCAAACGCCATAAAATTATCGCTGCCAAATTGATTATCATATTCGGATTTACCTTCTGTATGATCATGTTCACCAATCTATTGATGGGTGCAATCCTACTGACAGTGAATCACTACTATCCTTTTATCGCAGATGTATTAACTGTGAATGAAGCATGGAGATTGTTATTGAAGTACAGTATTAGTTCGCTGTCCGCAGCGGCTATGGCGCTTATTCCATTATACTTCGGGATGCGTAAGAAGTCGGTTACAGCCACGCTGGTCGCTTCAATTATCCTAGTGTTTATTGTCTGTTCAGGAGGTGGTGGGCCTTCCATGACAGTGAACTCCATTATTATTATCCCTATAACCTTGGGGCAATTGGTATATGGATTGCATCGTTGTCATTGCTTCGTCTAG
- a CDS encoding ABC transporter ATP-binding protein yields the protein MTYIARTIGVSKTYEGIEVVSDVNMNIKQGEIYGFLGPNGAGKTTIMKMLTNLVKPTFGEIELFGEKLTPTSYEVLKRMGSIIEYPFFYDKLSARDNLELHCEYMGFHNKKVINEMIEKVGLKDTGKKPVRDFSLGMKQRLGIARALITTPELLILDEPINGLDPVGIKEMRDLFKRLSTEYRITLLISSHILGEIEQIADTVGVIRGGRLVEEVSMESIRGRHSEYVELQAVDIRKATYVIEHQLGLQNFKLVDEQTVRIYDTGLVPSQLTSQLIEHGVQIESIFKRSHSLEEHFLNLVKGDGDVA from the coding sequence ATGACTTATATTGCACGTACGATAGGTGTGTCCAAGACATATGAGGGAATAGAAGTGGTGTCCGACGTTAACATGAATATTAAGCAAGGGGAAATATACGGTTTCTTAGGGCCGAACGGTGCGGGCAAAACGACGATCATGAAAATGCTGACGAACCTGGTGAAGCCAACCTTTGGCGAGATCGAATTGTTTGGAGAAAAGTTAACGCCCACCTCCTACGAAGTGTTGAAACGGATGGGAAGTATTATCGAATACCCCTTTTTCTACGATAAATTGTCGGCTAGGGATAACTTGGAGCTGCATTGTGAATATATGGGCTTCCACAACAAGAAAGTGATCAACGAGATGATAGAAAAGGTGGGACTTAAGGATACCGGAAAAAAACCAGTCCGTGACTTCTCACTTGGGATGAAGCAAAGACTCGGTATTGCCAGGGCACTCATTACAACCCCTGAACTGCTCATTCTGGATGAACCGATCAATGGGCTTGATCCTGTAGGGATTAAGGAGATGCGAGATCTATTCAAACGTCTCAGTACGGAATATCGAATTACCTTATTGATCTCAAGCCATATTCTTGGGGAGATTGAGCAGATTGCCGATACGGTAGGCGTCATTCGCGGAGGAAGGCTAGTGGAGGAAGTATCGATGGAGAGTATCCGAGGCCGACACAGCGAGTATGTGGAGTTACAGGCTGTGGATATTCGCAAAGCAACGTATGTCATTGAACATCAGCTTGGGCTCCAAAACTTCAAGCTGGTAGATGAGCAGACAGTACGGATCTATGATACAGGTCTTGTTCCTTCGCAGTTAACCAGCCAGCTAATCGAGCATGGCGTACAGATTGAATCCATCTTCAAACGATCACATTCATTAGAAGAACACTTCCTGAATCTCGTGAAGGGAGATGGGGACGTTGCTTAA
- a CDS encoding sensor histidine kinase KdpD, with product MMLVLLGISTGGLAIVVAILAIKLAGRSQQLNYIHLKLEHILDQGTYERLLVFSNDAPIQQLLRDINQVLDYAHLTGARYANQEKEMRNMLSNISHDLKTPLTVVLGYSETLLHSPTLTQQEREAMIGKIHDKAQEVLRLIHSFFDLAKLESGDMELPMTRVNLSELCRLKMISFYEMLTGLGLEVKLDIPEGNIFVQANEEALDRVLNNLITNAMKYGADGKMLGLSLRHNEKDGVLLEVWDQGKGIPESEHSRVFERMYTLEDSRNRQYQGSGLGLTITKRLVERMGGNIELRSIPNHRTVFSISLNPC from the coding sequence ATGATGCTCGTCCTTTTGGGCATTTCTACGGGAGGATTAGCAATTGTTGTCGCGATCTTAGCTATCAAATTGGCCGGGCGTAGTCAGCAATTGAACTATATTCATCTTAAACTGGAGCATATATTGGATCAGGGGACATACGAGCGCCTGTTGGTGTTCAGCAACGATGCTCCAATTCAGCAGCTTCTCCGTGATATAAATCAAGTTCTAGATTACGCCCACCTAACTGGGGCGCGTTATGCTAATCAGGAGAAAGAGATGCGTAATATGCTGTCCAACATCTCACATGATCTGAAAACACCGCTAACCGTTGTACTTGGATATAGTGAGACACTACTACATAGCCCAACATTGACGCAGCAAGAGCGAGAGGCCATGATCGGCAAAATCCATGATAAAGCCCAAGAGGTGCTGCGTTTGATCCACTCCTTCTTCGATCTGGCGAAGCTGGAGTCTGGTGATATGGAGCTGCCCATGACGCGGGTCAATCTAAGTGAGCTATGTCGACTGAAGATGATTTCTTTTTATGAGATGTTAACTGGACTTGGTTTGGAAGTAAAACTGGACATCCCTGAAGGGAATATCTTCGTGCAAGCGAATGAGGAGGCACTCGACCGTGTGCTGAACAATCTCATAACCAATGCCATGAAGTACGGCGCAGACGGCAAAATGTTAGGACTTTCCCTTCGGCATAATGAGAAAGATGGTGTACTGCTGGAAGTATGGGATCAAGGCAAAGGCATTCCCGAAAGTGAGCACAGCCGCGTGTTTGAGCGAATGTATACGCTGGAGGACTCTCGCAATCGACAGTATCAGGGGAGCGGTCTAGGTCTCACCATTACCAAAAGGCTGGTTGAACGCATGGGAGGCAACATTGAATTACGGAGTATTCCTAACCACCGAACGGTATTTTCAATCTCTTTAAATCCTTGTTAG
- the thiD gene encoding bifunctional hydroxymethylpyrimidine kinase/phosphomethylpyrimidine kinase codes for MTIPKTLTIAGSDTSGGAGIQADLKTFQELGVYGMTVLTTVVAMEPETWDHQVFPVELNVVEAQLRTVLDGIGFDAMKTGMLGSVDIIELVAKHIRRSGLPQIVIDPVMVCKGTDEVLQPENTEAMIEFLLPGADLVTPNLFEASQLAKSGPIRSKEQMEAAASIIHDQGAKHVLIKDRGVINPGKAMDLLYDGKNYEWYEADVVGSGYTHGAGCTTSAAITAGLARGLTVKEAVREGKAFITKAIAGGFPLNRFVGPTLHAAHRLEHQR; via the coding sequence ATGACGATTCCAAAAACTTTGACGATAGCTGGTTCAGACACAAGCGGCGGTGCAGGAATTCAAGCCGATTTGAAAACTTTTCAGGAGCTAGGTGTGTACGGGATGACCGTATTGACCACTGTAGTGGCAATGGAGCCTGAAACGTGGGATCACCAGGTATTTCCTGTTGAATTAAATGTAGTGGAAGCACAACTTCGTACGGTTCTAGACGGTATCGGATTTGATGCCATGAAGACGGGCATGCTGGGTTCTGTAGACATTATTGAGCTTGTGGCGAAACATATTCGTCGTAGCGGGCTTCCACAGATTGTTATCGACCCGGTAATGGTCTGCAAAGGAACGGATGAAGTGCTGCAGCCTGAAAATACAGAAGCGATGATTGAGTTTTTGCTGCCAGGCGCAGATCTCGTTACTCCGAATCTGTTTGAAGCTTCACAACTCGCGAAAAGTGGCCCAATTCGTTCGAAGGAACAGATGGAAGCTGCTGCATCCATTATTCATGACCAAGGGGCGAAACATGTCCTGATCAAAGATCGTGGTGTAATCAATCCGGGTAAAGCGATGGATCTTCTCTATGACGGTAAAAACTATGAATGGTATGAAGCTGATGTTGTTGGCTCTGGTTACACGCATGGGGCAGGATGCACAACCTCTGCAGCGATTACCGCAGGTTTGGCGCGCGGTCTGACCGTGAAAGAGGCTGTTCGTGAAGGGAAAGCCTTTATTACCAAAGCGATTGCGGGTGGATTCCCACTGAATCGTTTTGTTGGCCCGACACTGCATGCGGCACACCGCCTGGAGCATCAACGTTAA
- a CDS encoding cell wall metabolism sensor histidine kinase WalK has product MRRTGVTMKLFLVMAGFLLLLYGTTVIAQLVWFPDFYQHQKITSIKKKLSRFEQQYSTGHWNDIQLAKETGKFMRQNQSHLVILTNTGKLVNDPFHITLLQEDGSEVEVSLSLFINSENAGWIASHLKYGQQLTVTGSANGLHEPMIYPFKIKDNNTSVWGTGSFEELNEPVQEWSGILTKVVLPNLGTWSQRQGLLVQALDSFFPLSSENQLSLKNGKMLNQEWTDSWSGVRNVIAIAPVRNAESGEQQLIFSLTSLQEMREANEATRLFYGYFGIAAFVLILFLALLLSRIVTKPLLALNHVAKKMSTLDFTVKSPIRRNDEIGSLSESLNALSTTLGQTLEELRQANSQMRTDMEMKQRIEKRQREFFADASHELKTPISIIKGYSEGLRDGVSENKRERYIEIIADEAVKMETMVEEMLDLVRLESQAIKLNTDAVALGDMIEDIAGRLSPQLKGKELHVVLVSTTEQTVEGDRSKLEQVIYNMLMNAIRHAVPQSDILIEISRLEGQVRISIENKGEGISEPERQNIWERFYRVERSRNRKMGGTGLGLAIAKQILDLHGCRYGVENTPDGVRFYIIFPNA; this is encoded by the coding sequence ATGAGACGTACGGGTGTAACGATGAAGCTGTTTCTGGTGATGGCGGGGTTCTTGCTCCTACTGTACGGAACCACGGTGATTGCTCAGCTCGTATGGTTCCCGGATTTCTACCAACACCAGAAGATTACCAGCATTAAGAAAAAATTGTCGAGATTTGAACAACAGTATTCCACAGGGCATTGGAATGATATACAACTGGCGAAGGAAACCGGCAAATTCATGCGTCAGAACCAGTCTCATCTGGTCATCCTGACCAACACTGGCAAGTTAGTAAATGACCCATTTCACATTACGTTGCTGCAAGAGGATGGTTCTGAGGTCGAGGTGTCGCTGTCCCTTTTTATCAACAGTGAAAATGCGGGCTGGATTGCTTCCCACCTGAAGTATGGACAGCAATTAACCGTAACGGGATCAGCTAATGGATTGCATGAACCGATGATCTATCCTTTCAAGATCAAAGACAACAACACTTCGGTATGGGGTACAGGGAGCTTCGAAGAATTGAATGAACCTGTGCAGGAGTGGTCTGGCATATTGACGAAGGTCGTTCTTCCCAACCTGGGGACATGGAGTCAGCGACAAGGTTTGCTTGTGCAAGCATTGGATAGTTTCTTCCCCCTATCATCAGAGAATCAGCTTAGTCTGAAGAATGGGAAGATGTTAAATCAGGAATGGACGGATAGCTGGAGTGGAGTACGAAATGTAATCGCCATAGCTCCGGTTCGTAATGCTGAATCAGGGGAACAGCAGCTCATTTTCTCGCTGACATCTCTGCAGGAGATGCGTGAAGCCAATGAAGCGACAAGGTTATTCTATGGGTATTTCGGAATTGCTGCATTTGTACTCATCCTGTTCCTGGCGCTGCTACTGTCGCGTATTGTTACGAAGCCTTTATTGGCACTGAATCATGTTGCGAAGAAGATGTCAACGTTAGACTTCACTGTAAAATCACCCATTCGGCGTAATGATGAGATCGGTAGTTTGTCTGAAAGTCTGAATGCTCTATCAACGACACTTGGACAGACGCTGGAGGAACTAAGGCAGGCGAACAGTCAGATGCGCACAGATATGGAGATGAAGCAGCGAATTGAGAAGCGACAGCGTGAATTTTTCGCAGATGCTTCCCATGAACTCAAAACGCCAATCAGTATTATTAAAGGATATTCTGAAGGGCTGAGAGATGGTGTAAGTGAGAACAAACGTGAACGATACATCGAGATTATTGCAGACGAAGCTGTAAAAATGGAAACGATGGTTGAAGAGATGTTGGATCTTGTTCGGCTAGAATCGCAAGCTATTAAGTTGAATACCGATGCAGTAGCTCTCGGAGATATGATAGAAGATATTGCTGGACGTCTAAGTCCACAATTGAAGGGAAAAGAATTACATGTCGTGTTGGTCTCTACAACAGAGCAGACGGTTGAGGGAGATCGAAGTAAGCTGGAGCAAGTGATCTACAATATGCTGATGAACGCGATCCGCCATGCTGTACCGCAATCAGATATCTTGATTGAGATCAGCCGATTGGAAGGGCAGGTTCGGATCTCCATTGAGAACAAAGGTGAAGGGATATCGGAACCTGAACGTCAGAATATATGGGAACGATTCTACCGGGTAGAACGTTCGCGTAATCGCAAAATGGGGGGAACCGGGCTGGGCCTGGCCATTGCGAAGCAGATTCTAGATCTACATGGATGTCGTTATGGTGTTGAAAACACACCAGACGGAGTCCGCTTTTACATTATTTTTCCTAATGCTTAG